In Candidatus Berkelbacteria bacterium, the following are encoded in one genomic region:
- the ftsZ gene encoding cell division protein FtsZ — protein MDKESLDTLANIKVCGVGGSGGNAVARMIAARVRGVEFIAINTDAQALINNPAPTKVQIGKETTRGLGAGADIEIGRKSAEENKDEIYEVLKGADMVFVTYGAGGGTGTGAAPLVAQIAKELGALTVGVVTKPFSFEGLRRKKMAEIGIEELRDKVDTLITIPNDRLLQVIDKKTSLPDAFGIVDDILRQGVQGISDLIIVPGIINVDFADVRTIMHDAGSALMGIGRASGENRAIEAARQAIDSPLLELSIDGAMGILYNITGGPDMTMYEVEEASKAITEAAHPEANIIFGAIVDDAMSGEIKITVIATGFESEMAKQPPKRRTIDEGMGMGIRPAAPTQGTGGFTSVPFFGSSNQPTNTPSSPMDYEPMIDTRPTNRPERDTRSPFGNRQEPKAEPDRTEAPPPKDKDSDDEFDVPAFIRRKLR, from the coding sequence ATGGATAAAGAAAGCTTAGACACTCTTGCAAATATTAAAGTCTGCGGTGTTGGTGGTTCCGGCGGAAATGCAGTCGCCCGAATGATCGCCGCTCGAGTTCGTGGTGTCGAATTTATTGCGATCAATACTGACGCCCAAGCGCTAATCAATAACCCAGCGCCGACCAAGGTTCAGATCGGCAAAGAAACCACTCGTGGCTTAGGTGCCGGTGCTGATATTGAAATTGGACGCAAGAGCGCCGAAGAGAATAAAGATGAGATTTACGAGGTCCTAAAAGGGGCCGATATGGTTTTCGTTACTTACGGAGCCGGTGGCGGTACTGGTACGGGCGCAGCGCCGTTGGTTGCTCAAATCGCTAAAGAATTAGGCGCGTTGACTGTCGGCGTTGTCACCAAACCGTTCAGTTTTGAGGGATTGCGCCGCAAGAAAATGGCCGAGATCGGCATCGAAGAGTTGCGCGACAAGGTTGATACGCTAATCACTATCCCTAACGACCGCTTGCTGCAGGTCATCGACAAGAAAACCTCGCTCCCTGACGCCTTTGGAATCGTCGACGATATCCTTCGCCAAGGTGTTCAGGGTATTTCAGATCTTATTATCGTGCCGGGTATTATTAACGTCGACTTTGCTGACGTTCGTACTATCATGCATGACGCCGGCTCCGCCCTCATGGGTATCGGCCGCGCTTCAGGAGAGAACCGAGCGATTGAGGCTGCGCGCCAAGCCATCGACTCACCGCTGCTTGAGCTTTCAATCGACGGCGCTATGGGTATCCTTTATAACATCACCGGCGGCCCTGATATGACGATGTATGAGGTCGAGGAAGCCTCAAAAGCCATTACTGAAGCCGCTCACCCTGAAGCCAACATTATCTTCGGAGCAATTGTTGACGACGCGATGTCTGGTGAGATCAAGATCACGGTCATCGCCACAGGTTTTGAATCTGAAATGGCTAAACAGCCGCCTAAACGCCGCACTATTGATGAAGGAATGGGCATGGGCATTAGGCCAGCAGCGCCGACTCAGGGAACTGGCGGCTTCACATCGGTGCCGTTCTTTGGATCCTCAAACCAACCGACGAACACCCCGAGCTCACCGATGGATTACGAGCCTATGATCGATACCAGGCCGACCAATCGCCCGGAGCGCGACACTCGCTCACCGTTTGGCAACCGCCAGGAACCTAAAGCCGAACCAGATCGAACAGAAGCGCCGCCTCCAAAAGATAAAGACTCAGATGACGAGTTCGACGTCCCCGCGTTCATCAGGAGAAAATTACGTTAG